One genomic segment of Borrelia coriaceae includes these proteins:
- a CDS encoding ABC transporter ATP-binding protein, whose product MNNYILELKDLSHYYTDCNNKTLDTINLKIKKNEFITLLGPSGCGKTTLIKIIGGFLNQNEGKIYFLSKEISKTTPNKREINTVFQNYALFPHMNVFDNISFGLRIKKINKSLIKEKVKSVLSLIDMQKYAYRNINELSGGQKQRVAIARAIIMEPKLLLLDEPLSALDLKMRQEMQKELKKIQRKLGITFIYVTHDQEEALTMSDRIVVMNKGIILQIGTPEEIYNEPKTKFVASFIGESNIFEGTYEEEFVVNMFGKDFKCLDKGFKHKELVDLVIRPEDVKILPKGQGHLSGIITSAVFQGVHYEMTLEIQKSNWLVQSTKLTKVGEEVDISLGPDDIHVMCKEQ is encoded by the coding sequence TTGAATAATTACATCCTAGAGCTTAAAGACTTAAGTCATTATTACACTGATTGTAATAATAAAACTCTAGATACAATTAATTTAAAAATTAAAAAAAATGAATTTATTACCCTACTTGGCCCATCAGGATGCGGCAAAACAACACTCATAAAAATAATAGGAGGTTTTTTAAATCAAAATGAAGGAAAAATTTATTTCCTCTCAAAAGAGATTTCAAAAACTACCCCTAATAAAAGAGAAATTAATACTGTATTTCAAAACTATGCACTCTTTCCGCACATGAATGTTTTTGACAATATCTCATTCGGACTTAGGATAAAAAAAATAAACAAAAGTTTAATTAAAGAAAAAGTAAAATCCGTACTTTCCTTAATTGACATGCAAAAATACGCTTACAGAAATATTAATGAACTATCAGGTGGACAAAAACAAAGAGTAGCAATTGCAAGAGCAATAATTATGGAACCCAAACTCTTACTACTAGATGAACCACTCTCAGCTCTTGATTTAAAGATGAGACAAGAAATGCAAAAAGAACTTAAAAAAATACAAAGAAAGCTTGGAATAACATTCATCTATGTCACACACGATCAAGAAGAAGCATTAACAATGAGCGACAGAATAGTAGTAATGAATAAAGGAATAATTCTTCAAATTGGAACACCTGAAGAAATCTACAATGAACCCAAAACCAAATTTGTAGCCAGTTTCATCGGAGAAAGCAATATTTTTGAAGGAACTTATGAAGAAGAATTTGTAGTTAACATGTTTGGTAAAGATTTTAAGTGTCTTGACAAGGGATTTAAGCACAAAGAACTCGTTGACCTAGTAATACGACCAGAAGATGTAAAAATACTGCCAAAAGGCCAGGGACATTTAAGTGGAATAATTACTTCAGCAGTATTCCAAGGTGTACATTACGAAATGACATTAGAAATTCAAAAATCTAATTGGTTAGTTCAAAGTACAAAACTAACAAAAGTAGGTGAAGAAGTTGATATCTCATTGGGTCCTGATGATATTCATGTAATGTGCAAGGAACAATAA
- the ylqF gene encoding ribosome biogenesis GTPase YlqF, translated as MLSKINWFPGHMKRALELIQANLKRTNIVLEILDARAPLSSKNPLTEKLIKNSNRNKIILLNKSDLVQKGEILKWREHFETLGNNVLITNIYKKGMRKQIIDNIKKIANVKKVRTYKEKIKVLVIGVPNVGKSSIINLLVGKKSTSVANKPGHTKNIQILKINEEINIFDMPGILWHNLEDQSIAKKLAILDMIKNEIIDNTELALYLLKEMHINNKNKLLGKYDIISASPLEILEEFARKRGFINRKHTLNIERASKILIKEYREGKFGKIILDVKLSNNNK; from the coding sequence ATGCTAAGTAAAATCAACTGGTTCCCTGGCCATATGAAAAGAGCCTTGGAACTCATTCAGGCAAATCTTAAGAGAACAAATATTGTATTAGAAATACTTGACGCTAGAGCTCCACTTAGCAGCAAAAATCCACTAACTGAAAAACTAATTAAAAACTCAAATAGGAACAAAATAATACTTTTAAACAAATCCGATCTTGTACAAAAAGGAGAAATTCTAAAATGGAGAGAACATTTTGAAACACTTGGAAATAACGTACTAATCACAAACATATACAAAAAAGGAATGAGGAAACAAATAATAGACAACATAAAAAAAATAGCTAACGTTAAAAAAGTTAGAACTTACAAAGAAAAAATAAAAGTATTAGTAATTGGGGTGCCAAATGTTGGAAAATCTTCAATAATTAACTTACTGGTAGGAAAAAAAAGCACAAGTGTTGCAAACAAACCTGGACATACAAAAAATATACAAATATTAAAAATAAATGAAGAAATTAATATCTTCGACATGCCGGGAATTTTATGGCACAATTTAGAAGATCAAAGTATTGCAAAAAAACTTGCAATACTAGACATGATAAAAAATGAAATAATAGATAACACAGAACTTGCACTTTACCTACTTAAAGAAATGCACATAAATAATAAAAACAAATTACTAGGTAAATATGATATAATATCAGCAAGTCCACTTGAAATTTTAGAAGAATTTGCAAGAAAAAGGGGATTTATAAATAGAAAACATACACTAAACATTGAACGGGCATCAAAAATACTAATAAAAGAATATAGAGAAGGAAAATTTGGTAAAATTATACTTGATGTAAAACTTTCTAATAACAATAAATAA
- a CDS encoding N-acetylmannosamine-6-phosphate 2-epimerase has translation MKRGLIVSCQALEGEPLHSSFIMSKMALAAKMGGAVGIRANSVSDIHQIKSEVNLPIIGIIKRVYNDSPVFITPTIKEVDELCREGVDVIALDATFRRRPDGLLLAEFFNKIKEKYPNQLLMADIASLEEAVNADELGFDFIGTTLHGYTRDTEGCNIADNDFAFLKRLLRCNFKSKLIVEGKIDTPLKAKRSFELGISLVVVGGAITRPMEITKSFVDKINEVKEI, from the coding sequence ATGAAAAGAGGTCTAATTGTATCTTGCCAAGCACTTGAAGGAGAGCCACTACATAGTAGTTTTATTATGTCCAAGATGGCCTTAGCAGCAAAGATGGGCGGGGCGGTTGGAATTAGAGCCAATAGCGTTAGTGATATTCATCAAATAAAATCAGAAGTTAATTTGCCCATAATAGGTATTATTAAGAGGGTTTATAATGATTCTCCTGTTTTTATTACACCTACTATTAAGGAAGTCGATGAACTTTGTAGAGAAGGTGTTGATGTTATTGCTCTTGATGCTACATTTAGAAGGCGTCCCGATGGTCTTTTGTTAGCTGAGTTTTTTAATAAGATTAAGGAAAAATATCCCAATCAGCTTTTAATGGCGGATATTGCGTCTTTAGAAGAAGCTGTGAATGCGGACGAGCTTGGATTTGATTTTATTGGTACTACTTTACATGGATATACAAGGGATACTGAGGGGTGTAATATTGCAGATAATGATTTTGCCTTTTTAAAAAGGTTGCTTAGATGTAATTTTAAATCAAAGTTAATAGTTGAGGGCAAAATTGATACCCCTCTTAAGGCTAAGAGAAGCTTTGAATTGGGAATTTCTTTGGTTGTTGTAGGTGGAGCTATTACACGTCCTATGGAAATTACAAAAAGTTTTGTTGATAAAATAAATGAGGTTAAGGAAATTTGA
- a CDS encoding PTS transporter subunit EIIC: MGKFFESAQKFGRSFMLPIAILPAAGLFLGIGGAFSNPATMNVYPFLNVFFLQSVFNIMRTAGAIVFVNLPPIFAIGVAVGLAKSDKGTAGLAAFIGYLVLNSTIGILVDMFGTADNLSSGAVGFMLGIKTLETGVFGGIIIGILTYYLHDKFNKIDFPRVLGFFSGSRFIPIIVSFSSIILAVFMFIFWPFIQFGISKVGVLVEATGYVGTLIYGIFLRMLGPFGLHHIFYLPFWTTGLGGSEIIDGRLVEGTQNIFFAELASHSTDRFFIGTSRFMSGRFITMMFGLPGAALALYHLAKPSQKAKVVGLLFSAALTSFLTGITEPLEFSFLFVAPVLYVMHAVFDGFAFMLAHILEITIGQTFSGGFIDFILFGILQGNARTNWVLVPIVGVFWFVLYYFSFAFLISKFNYKTPGREDVVDSNSLSISDLNAKGDSVASQVITGLGGLDNIIELDCCATRLRVTVKDSLKVLKNILESTGAKGVIIKNNGVQVVYGPGVSVLKNEIEEILGN; this comes from the coding sequence ATGGGGAAATTTTTTGAGAGTGCGCAAAAATTTGGACGTTCTTTTATGTTGCCTATTGCTATTCTTCCTGCGGCAGGATTATTTTTAGGTATTGGAGGAGCTTTTTCTAATCCGGCAACTATGAATGTGTATCCTTTTTTGAACGTCTTTTTTCTTCAATCAGTATTTAATATAATGCGTACTGCAGGTGCTATTGTTTTTGTTAATCTACCTCCGATATTTGCAATAGGAGTTGCTGTTGGGCTTGCAAAATCAGATAAGGGAACAGCAGGACTTGCTGCTTTTATTGGATACCTTGTTTTAAATTCTACTATTGGCATTTTAGTTGATATGTTTGGAACAGCTGATAATCTTTCAAGTGGAGCTGTTGGATTTATGCTTGGAATTAAAACTTTGGAGACTGGTGTTTTTGGAGGGATTATTATTGGAATTTTAACTTATTATCTTCACGATAAGTTTAATAAAATTGATTTTCCAAGAGTTCTTGGATTTTTTTCAGGGTCTAGGTTTATACCAATAATAGTTTCTTTTTCAAGTATTATTCTTGCTGTGTTTATGTTTATATTTTGGCCATTCATTCAATTTGGAATTAGCAAAGTAGGTGTATTAGTGGAGGCAACAGGATATGTTGGTACTCTTATTTATGGTATCTTTTTACGAATGCTTGGGCCTTTTGGATTACATCATATATTTTATTTGCCTTTTTGGACAACTGGTCTTGGTGGTTCTGAGATTATTGATGGTAGGTTGGTTGAAGGCACTCAGAACATTTTTTTTGCTGAACTTGCATCTCATAGTACTGATAGATTTTTTATTGGGACTAGTCGTTTTATGAGTGGAAGATTTATTACTATGATGTTTGGATTGCCAGGTGCAGCTCTTGCGCTTTATCACCTTGCAAAACCTAGTCAAAAGGCAAAGGTTGTAGGTCTTTTATTCTCAGCAGCTTTAACTTCCTTTTTAACGGGGATTACAGAACCCCTTGAATTTTCTTTTCTCTTTGTTGCACCAGTTCTTTATGTGATGCATGCGGTGTTTGATGGTTTTGCATTTATGCTTGCTCATATTTTAGAAATTACAATAGGACAGACTTTTTCTGGAGGATTTATTGATTTTATTCTTTTTGGGATTTTGCAGGGAAATGCAAGGACAAATTGGGTTTTAGTTCCAATAGTAGGTGTTTTTTGGTTTGTTTTATATTACTTTAGCTTTGCTTTTTTAATATCTAAATTTAACTATAAAACCCCTGGTAGAGAAGATGTTGTAGATTCTAATAGTTTATCTATTTCTGATTTAAATGCAAAGGGAGATAGTGTTGCTTCTCAAGTAATTACGGGTCTTGGAGGGCTTGATAATATTATTGAACTTGATTGTTGTGCCACAAGGCTTAGAGTTACTGTAAAAGATTCTCTTAAGGTTTTAAAAAATATTTTGGAGAGTACTGGAGCAAAAGGTGTCATTATTAAGAATAATGGAGTGCAGGTGGTTTACGGACCTGGTGTTAGTGTTCTTAAAAATGAAATTGAAGAGATCCTTGGTAATTAA
- a CDS encoding alpha/beta hydrolase, protein MNIKNTIFIFIFLLLLAVVGPRMKFRNEFEQNTIPNNLEDLDQYLLIAESKFNLEANTQKEIIWNDTPKRTEYSVVYIHGFGASKNEIYPTPNNIAKALNANIFFTRLKGHGIDNKDAFKDVNTKDWLKDIDEAIQIGQSIGEKLILIGTSNGGACAIWALKNYPDKIHSAVLVSPNIYPKDKRTSLVYYPWGRQIAYLITGGYNKLEIRQNKRIEHEEVTPFYSQIQQIDSIIAMMGLVKLINDNGFNEIKTPLTIAYSPNDPTVDSMQISKFINEYGGHKKTIPITLIESLHSHLPVGNHSYRSAQNTSYLTKYAVDFIKNIKSK, encoded by the coding sequence ATGAACATAAAAAACACCATTTTTATATTTATATTCTTACTTCTCTTAGCAGTAGTAGGACCAAGAATGAAATTTAGAAATGAATTTGAACAAAATACAATTCCCAATAATCTTGAAGACCTTGATCAATACTTACTCATTGCAGAATCCAAATTCAATCTAGAAGCAAATACACAAAAAGAAATCATATGGAACGACACTCCAAAAAGAACAGAATATTCAGTAGTATATATTCATGGATTTGGTGCATCTAAAAATGAGATTTATCCCACTCCAAATAATATAGCCAAAGCATTAAATGCAAACATCTTCTTTACAAGACTCAAAGGACACGGTATTGATAACAAAGATGCATTTAAAGACGTCAATACCAAAGATTGGTTAAAAGATATCGATGAAGCAATTCAAATCGGGCAATCAATAGGAGAAAAACTAATACTCATTGGAACCTCAAATGGTGGGGCTTGTGCTATTTGGGCATTAAAAAATTACCCTGATAAAATACACTCTGCTGTTTTAGTATCACCCAATATCTATCCTAAAGATAAAAGAACGAGTTTAGTTTACTATCCTTGGGGGCGTCAAATTGCTTACTTAATAACAGGTGGATATAATAAACTCGAAATTAGACAAAATAAAAGAATAGAACACGAAGAGGTCACACCATTCTATTCACAAATACAACAAATCGATTCAATAATTGCAATGATGGGCCTTGTTAAATTAATTAATGATAATGGCTTTAACGAAATAAAAACCCCGTTAACAATCGCTTACTCCCCAAATGATCCTACAGTAGACTCCATGCAAATAAGCAAATTCATAAACGAATATGGGGGTCATAAAAAAACAATACCAATAACTCTTATCGAAAGCTTACACTCTCATCTTCCTGTAGGAAATCACAGCTACAGAAGTGCCCAAAATACATCTTATTTAACAAAATATGCAGTTGATTTTATTAAAAACATAAAAAGCAAGTGA
- a CDS encoding transcriptional repressor: MNNNTIEVHSTLEKVGITNDPILLKSLTTELGMKASHSRNRIILHIASNPKEYFTAKEIYNKLIKEIPSLSKATVYNTLNILKERNILKDIKTTDQKETRFYLSLTSTIAHFKCNKCNQVYPIQLDDIKDILKDKLGEEWKTKSIEIIYSGSCNNCYQESKNEKSNIDYENN; this comes from the coding sequence ATGAACAACAATACAATAGAGGTACATTCTACTTTAGAAAAAGTCGGAATTACTAATGACCCTATCTTGCTAAAATCATTAACAACAGAGTTGGGCATGAAAGCCTCACATTCAAGAAATAGAATAATTCTACATATTGCCTCAAATCCAAAAGAATATTTTACAGCAAAAGAAATTTACAATAAATTAATAAAAGAAATACCAAGTTTATCAAAAGCTACAGTGTACAATACATTAAACATCTTAAAAGAACGTAATATTCTTAAAGATATAAAAACAACTGACCAAAAAGAAACAAGATTTTATCTAAGTTTGACTTCTACAATAGCTCACTTTAAATGCAACAAATGCAATCAAGTATATCCAATCCAACTTGATGACATTAAAGATATTCTGAAAGACAAACTTGGAGAAGAATGGAAAACTAAATCTATTGAAATTATTTACTCAGGCTCATGTAATAATTGCTATCAAGAATCTAAAAACGAAAAATCTAATATTGATTATGAAAATAATTAA
- the groL gene encoding chaperonin GroEL (60 kDa chaperone family; promotes refolding of misfolded polypeptides especially under stressful conditions; forms two stacked rings of heptamers to form a barrel-shaped 14mer; ends can be capped by GroES; misfolded proteins enter the barrel where they are refolded when GroES binds) has protein sequence MAKDIYFNEDARKSLLSGIEKLSSAVKVTLGPKGRNVLIDKKFGSPTVTKDGVSVAREIELENAFENMGAQLLKEVAIKTNDLAGDGTTTATVLAYAIAREGLKNVSSGINPIGIKKGIEHAVALAAEKIRKSAKKITTKEEIAQVASISANNDTSIGEKIAEAMDRVGKDGVITVEESKTFDTTISYVEGMQFDRGYLSPYFSTNKENMSVSFDDAYILICEKKISTIKELLPVLEKVLNTNKPLLIIAEDIEGDALAALVLNSVRGALKVCAIKAPGFGDRRKAMLEDIAILTGGVFVSEELGLTLENVELEQLGQAKSVKVDKDNTTIINTGNKEQIKERAELIKKQIEETSSEYDKEKLQERLAKLVGGVAVINVGAVTELELKEKKHRVEDALSATRAAVEEGVVPGGGSTLIEVAMYLDTVDTSKLSYEEKQGFEIVKRSLEEPMRQIIANAGFESSIYIHQIKTDKKGLGFDAASFKWVNMIESGIIDPAKVTRSALQNAASIAGLLLTTECAITEVKEEKSNAAGGYPMDPGMGMM, from the coding sequence ATGGCTAAGGACATATATTTTAATGAAGATGCTAGAAAGAGTCTGCTCAGTGGTATTGAAAAATTATCAAGTGCTGTAAAGGTAACCCTTGGTCCTAAGGGGAGAAATGTTTTAATTGATAAAAAATTTGGTTCTCCTACTGTTACGAAAGATGGAGTGAGTGTTGCTCGTGAAATTGAGCTTGAAAATGCGTTTGAAAATATGGGCGCACAACTTTTAAAAGAGGTTGCAATTAAAACAAATGATCTAGCTGGGGATGGAACCACTACTGCTACTGTACTTGCTTATGCGATTGCAAGAGAGGGTCTTAAAAATGTTTCTTCTGGGATTAATCCAATTGGAATAAAAAAAGGGATAGAGCATGCTGTGGCTTTAGCTGCTGAAAAAATTCGTAAATCTGCTAAGAAAATTACTACTAAAGAAGAAATTGCACAGGTAGCATCTATTTCTGCAAATAATGATACTTCAATAGGTGAAAAAATTGCTGAGGCAATGGATAGAGTTGGAAAAGATGGGGTTATTACTGTTGAAGAGTCAAAAACTTTTGATACTACAATCTCTTATGTTGAGGGAATGCAGTTTGATAGAGGATATTTATCTCCTTATTTTTCTACAAATAAAGAAAATATGAGTGTAAGTTTTGATGATGCTTATATATTGATATGTGAAAAAAAGATTAGCACAATTAAAGAACTTTTGCCAGTGCTTGAAAAAGTTTTAAATACAAATAAACCTTTGTTAATTATTGCTGAAGATATTGAAGGAGATGCTCTTGCGGCACTTGTTCTAAATAGTGTTCGTGGAGCTTTAAAGGTTTGTGCAATTAAAGCTCCTGGATTTGGCGATAGACGTAAGGCGATGCTTGAGGACATAGCGATACTTACTGGAGGAGTGTTTGTTAGTGAAGAATTGGGACTTACTCTTGAGAATGTTGAGCTTGAGCAGCTTGGTCAGGCTAAATCAGTAAAAGTTGATAAAGATAATACTACTATTATTAATACTGGAAATAAAGAACAAATAAAAGAGCGTGCAGAGCTTATTAAAAAACAAATTGAAGAGACAAGTTCTGAATATGATAAAGAAAAACTTCAAGAACGTCTTGCAAAACTTGTTGGCGGAGTTGCTGTTATTAATGTTGGTGCTGTTACTGAGTTAGAACTGAAAGAGAAAAAACATAGAGTTGAGGATGCTTTGTCTGCAACTCGAGCTGCTGTTGAGGAAGGTGTTGTTCCTGGTGGTGGCTCGACTCTTATTGAAGTGGCCATGTATCTTGATACTGTTGATACAAGTAAACTTAGCTACGAGGAGAAACAAGGTTTTGAGATTGTGAAGAGAAGTCTTGAAGAGCCAATGAGACAAATAATTGCTAATGCTGGATTTGAGAGTTCTATTTATATTCATCAGATTAAAACTGATAAGAAAGGACTTGGTTTTGATGCAGCTAGTTTTAAGTGGGTAAATATGATCGAGAGTGGTATAATTGACCCTGCAAAGGTTACAAGAAGTGCTCTTCAAAATGCAGCTTCAATTGCAGGATTGCTATTAACAACAGAATGTGCTATTACTGAAGTTAAGGAAGAAAAGAGTAATGCTGCTGGAGGTTACCCTATGGATCCTGGAATGGGAATGATGTAA
- the yajC gene encoding preprotein translocase subunit YajC, with product MFLLQEFNHSSSFFRSLLVFIPVIAIFWFLVISPQRKEEKKKKDMIKNLKKGDKVLTIGGIFGIVKKVSDSEVVLELSPTSDVKFVKNSVERIILDEIKDKN from the coding sequence ATGTTTTTATTGCAAGAGTTTAACCATAGCAGTAGTTTTTTTAGGAGTTTGTTAGTTTTTATTCCCGTAATTGCTATATTTTGGTTTTTAGTAATATCTCCTCAGCGTAAAGAAGAGAAGAAAAAAAAGGATATGATCAAGAATCTTAAAAAGGGTGATAAGGTTTTAACTATAGGTGGAATTTTTGGGATTGTTAAGAAAGTTAGTGATTCTGAAGTTGTGCTTGAGCTTAGTCCAACTTCAGATGTAAAATTTGTGAAAAATTCAGTTGAAAGAATTATTCTTGACGAAATTAAAGATAAAAATTAA
- the secD gene encoding protein translocase subunit SecD: MNRVSNFILILCVTLFAYLLIFPTLKWYFFINDEDKKISAYSKEALRDYSKNKALSSLVELKKLYQSDPNAQIPDNLKYLIPIAKNNYKIYGKELPKSFDNVKVLRNGFLRDVDIEELSLEIYKYYEEIKKNKNRIIQLGLDLSGGMSVTISLDYSRLEEKLGRALSSLEKEEAFERTMQILKERVDTFGLTEPKITREAGGNKIFLDVPGEKDEKRVDSLLSGRGNLTFYVVDNEATSVLNAKILESGPLYSISDIKTSMGLGDNKKIFPWYVKDAYGIDDESAVRYYVVDSSIENSFDGSYIKDAGVLDDHKTGRGMVTFNLDNEGSEKFFGFTQKNIGKALAVVMEGKIKSVANISHAIAGGNVSIQGDSFDKREANELAFIFKTAAFPVEIKIDDLRVIGPTIGEKTVKLGIKAALLALVLVFLFMLVYYRISGFVAGFSLVIYNLFLILAMLSAFNFTLTLTSIAGLVLTMGMAVDINIVIYERIKEEIMSGRKFERAFDDGFKKAFWAIMDSNVTTFIAVLFLTLLGTGTIQGFAWTLSIGIVASLFSSLVFSRFILELIMSFSKSKCVSISWSSNYAKGV; the protein is encoded by the coding sequence ATGAACAGAGTCTCTAATTTTATATTAATACTATGTGTGACGTTATTTGCTTATCTTTTAATATTTCCTACTCTTAAGTGGTATTTTTTTATTAATGATGAGGATAAGAAAATTAGTGCATATTCAAAAGAGGCTTTAAGGGATTATTCTAAAAATAAGGCCTTAAGTTCTCTTGTTGAACTTAAGAAGTTGTATCAAAGCGATCCCAATGCTCAAATTCCAGATAATTTGAAGTATTTAATTCCAATTGCTAAAAATAATTATAAGATTTATGGAAAAGAGCTTCCCAAATCTTTTGATAATGTCAAAGTTTTAAGAAATGGTTTTTTAAGAGATGTTGATATTGAAGAGCTTAGTCTTGAGATTTATAAGTATTATGAAGAGATCAAGAAGAATAAAAATAGGATAATACAACTTGGGCTTGATTTGTCTGGAGGAATGAGTGTTACTATTTCTCTTGATTACTCAAGGCTTGAGGAAAAGTTAGGTAGGGCTTTAAGTTCTCTAGAAAAAGAAGAGGCCTTTGAGCGTACAATGCAGATACTTAAAGAGAGAGTAGATACTTTTGGACTTACAGAGCCTAAGATTACAAGGGAAGCGGGTGGGAATAAGATTTTCTTAGATGTGCCAGGGGAAAAAGATGAGAAGCGTGTTGATTCTCTTTTAAGTGGTAGAGGAAATTTGACCTTTTATGTGGTTGATAATGAGGCTACCTCTGTGCTTAATGCTAAAATATTAGAATCAGGACCTCTTTATTCGATTTCTGATATTAAGACTAGCATGGGACTTGGAGATAATAAAAAAATTTTTCCGTGGTATGTTAAAGATGCTTATGGTATTGATGATGAGAGTGCTGTTCGTTACTATGTTGTTGATTCTAGTATTGAAAATTCTTTTGATGGTTCCTATATTAAAGATGCTGGGGTTTTAGACGATCACAAAACAGGTAGGGGTATGGTTACATTTAATCTAGATAATGAAGGTAGTGAAAAGTTTTTTGGATTTACTCAAAAGAATATTGGCAAGGCTTTAGCTGTAGTTATGGAAGGCAAAATTAAGTCAGTGGCTAATATTAGTCATGCTATTGCTGGTGGCAATGTATCAATTCAGGGTGATTCTTTTGATAAAAGAGAAGCTAATGAGCTTGCATTTATTTTTAAAACAGCAGCTTTCCCAGTTGAAATCAAGATAGATGACTTAAGAGTTATTGGTCCTACTATTGGAGAGAAGACAGTTAAACTTGGCATCAAAGCAGCTCTTCTTGCACTTGTTTTGGTGTTTTTATTTATGTTGGTATATTACAGAATTAGTGGTTTTGTAGCAGGGTTTTCATTGGTGATTTATAATCTATTTTTAATATTGGCAATGCTTTCGGCGTTTAATTTTACTTTAACTCTTACAAGTATTGCAGGTCTTGTATTAACTATGGGTATGGCTGTTGATATTAATATAGTTATTTATGAGCGTATTAAAGAGGAGATTATGAGTGGTCGAAAATTTGAGAGAGCATTTGATGATGGATTTAAAAAAGCTTTTTGGGCAATAATGGATTCAAATGTAACAACATTTATTGCTGTTCTTTTTTTAACTCTTCTTGGAACAGGGACTATTCAAGGTTTTGCGTGGACTTTGTCTATAGGAATTGTAGCGTCACTCTTTAGTAGCTTAGTCTTTTCAAGATTTATTTTGGAGTTAATTATGTCTTTTAGTAAAAGTAAATGTGTAAGTATCTCTTGGAGTTCAAATTATGCAAAAGGTGTTTAA
- the secF gene encoding protein translocase subunit SecF yields the protein MQKVFNFLKYGTKVIMFSICVIFLGFIYTFMYHGGYNWGIDFSSGVSINFIIDKTGIKDYDVKRVLSSVYNTFDVKEIISSDASKSHFSIIVKSDVTDYALKKEIHSTLSDKLNTAFGADVEILDSYFIDSNFSSILRTKSILLVCLTFVLILIYVALRFRLSYAVSSICATVHDILFVVAFLGVFRIEINSSIVVSILTIIGYSLNDTIIIFDRIRENSKNMTDTLFLNVLNVSINQTLSRTILTSITTFFTVFSIYLFTEGAIKDFSLIFMVGVVVGTYSSIFVASPILLGCYKKIK from the coding sequence ATGCAAAAGGTGTTTAATTTTCTAAAATATGGAACTAAAGTTATTATGTTTAGTATTTGTGTGATTTTTTTAGGCTTTATTTATACTTTTATGTATCATGGTGGTTATAATTGGGGCATAGATTTTTCTTCAGGGGTTAGTATTAATTTTATAATAGATAAAACAGGCATTAAAGATTATGATGTAAAAAGGGTACTCTCTTCAGTTTATAATACATTTGATGTTAAAGAAATTATTTCAAGTGATGCTTCTAAGAGTCATTTTTCTATTATAGTTAAATCGGATGTTACTGATTATGCTTTAAAAAAAGAGATTCACAGTACATTGAGCGATAAGTTAAATACCGCATTTGGTGCTGATGTTGAAATTCTTGATTCTTATTTTATTGATTCAAATTTTTCCTCTATTTTGAGGACAAAATCAATATTATTGGTTTGTCTAACATTTGTCCTTATTTTAATTTATGTTGCGTTAAGATTTAGGTTAAGTTATGCTGTTTCATCAATATGTGCAACAGTACATGATATACTTTTTGTAGTTGCTTTTTTAGGGGTATTTAGAATAGAAATCAATAGTTCAATAGTTGTTTCTATATTAACAATTATTGGATATTCATTAAATGACACTATAATTATTTTTGATAGAATTAGAGAAAATTCTAAGAATATGACAGATACTTTATTTTTAAATGTTTTAAATGTAAGTATTAATCAAACTTTATCAAGGACTATTTTAACCTCTATTACGACATTTTTTACTGTGTTTTCTATTTATTTGTTTACTGAAGGAGCCATTAAAGATTTCTCTTTAATCTTTATGGTAGGTGTTGTTGTTGGTACCTATTCTTCAATTTTTGTAGCTTCTCCTATTCTTTTAGGTTGTTATAAAAAAATTAAATAG